One genomic segment of Clostridium estertheticum subsp. estertheticum includes these proteins:
- a CDS encoding cation diffusion facilitator family transporter — translation MLSKFLISKFIKNYQDINNKEVRDSYGYLGGSVGIVLNLVLFTTKLIIGIISNSIAITADAFNNLSDVASSVITILGFKLASKPADREHPFGHGRLEYISGLIVSFIVILVGFEFIKTSFDKIIHPSKVIFKLIPFILILASIGAKLWISRFNKIMGKAIKSSALEASSTDALSDVVSSSCVALSLLLSIWIDFPLDGYIGILVSLIIIYAGYSLIKKTMNPLLGEAPDIELVNGIRSKLLSFDHITGCHDLVIHNYGPGRCMGSIHAEVPCDMSIVKIHEIIDEAEKEISDEFSLYLVIHMDPINKTDKEVNASRLELLNILKSFSIIKSIHDFRIVGEGNHKNLIFDVVIDFDPKFSESDELKLQDDINIALKKSYPYYNAIMTIDRDYIGV, via the coding sequence ATGTTATCAAAATTTTTAATTTCAAAATTTATAAAAAATTATCAAGATATCAATAATAAAGAAGTGAGAGATTCCTATGGTTATCTAGGTGGCTCAGTTGGAATTGTACTAAATTTAGTGCTTTTTACTACAAAGCTAATTATAGGAATAATATCAAACAGTATAGCAATTACAGCAGATGCCTTTAATAATTTATCGGATGTTGCTTCGTCAGTTATTACAATTCTAGGTTTTAAATTAGCTAGTAAACCAGCAGACAGAGAACATCCCTTTGGTCATGGGAGACTTGAATATATTTCTGGTCTTATAGTGTCGTTTATAGTAATTCTAGTAGGTTTTGAATTTATTAAAACCTCTTTTGATAAAATAATTCATCCATCAAAAGTAATTTTTAAGCTTATACCCTTTATACTAATATTAGCCTCAATAGGTGCTAAACTTTGGATTAGTAGGTTTAATAAGATTATGGGAAAAGCTATAAAATCCTCAGCCCTAGAAGCCTCTTCAACTGATGCATTAAGTGATGTGGTAAGTTCAAGCTGCGTTGCACTATCACTTCTTTTATCTATTTGGATTGATTTTCCACTAGATGGGTACATAGGTATCCTCGTATCCCTTATAATAATATATGCTGGATACTCGCTTATAAAAAAAACCATGAACCCGCTTCTTGGTGAAGCACCTGATATAGAACTAGTAAACGGAATTCGATCAAAATTACTATCCTTTGATCATATTACAGGTTGCCATGATTTAGTTATACATAACTATGGCCCCGGCCGATGTATGGGATCTATTCATGCCGAAGTCCCTTGTGATATGTCTATAGTGAAAATCCATGAAATTATAGACGAAGCTGAAAAAGAAATCTCTGATGAATTTAGTCTATATTTAGTTATTCACATGGATCCTATAAATAAAACGGACAAGGAAGTTAACGCATCGCGATTAGAGCTTTTAAATATATTAAAATCCTTTTCTATAATAAAATCAATTCATGACTTTAGAATTGTAGGCGAAGGTAATCATAAAAATTTAATCTTTGATGTCGTAATTGATTTCGATCCTAAATTTTCAGAAAGTGATGAGCTTAAACTTCAAGATGATATTAATATAGCTCTTAAAAAATCTTACCCTTATTATAATGCTATTATGACAATTGATAGGGATTATATAGGAGTATAA
- the lysA gene encoding diaminopimelate decarboxylase — MRFFGNVKDENNTLSIAGVSAQVLAKEYGTPLYIMDEQLIRDNCRRFYKSFKAKSEHNKVAYAGKAFLTIAMCQIIKGEGLYLDVVSGGELYTAYKAEFPMENIYFHGNNKTIDEIKMAIELGVGTFVVDNLHEMEIINENAKEKGIIQRVILRVTPGIEAHTHDYIKTGQIDSKFGFTILNNELEEVIRTALSLASIKLAGLHCHIGSQIFEVEPYREAVNIMITVVKHIKEKFNYDIEELDLGGGFGVYYDEGDEPKKIEEFCSVILEETKVRCKEYGIKQPILVIEPGRSIVANAGITLYTVGAIKDIPDVRKYVAVDGGMTDNIRPALYNAQYQCVLANKISGPCMEVVTIAGKCCESGDILLEGVKLPKVNSGDLMAVLSTGAYGYSMSSNYNKIPKAPVVLVNEGNHKIICKRQTYKDMISNEVCL, encoded by the coding sequence GTGAGATTTTTCGGTAACGTAAAAGATGAGAATAATACGCTAAGTATTGCAGGTGTAAGTGCTCAGGTTCTAGCAAAGGAATATGGTACTCCACTTTACATAATGGATGAACAGCTTATACGAGATAATTGTAGAAGGTTCTATAAATCTTTTAAAGCTAAGAGCGAACATAATAAGGTAGCTTATGCAGGGAAAGCATTTTTAACTATTGCAATGTGTCAAATTATAAAAGGTGAAGGTTTATATTTAGATGTAGTTTCTGGAGGAGAATTGTATACTGCTTATAAGGCTGAATTTCCAATGGAAAACATATATTTTCATGGTAATAATAAAACAATTGATGAAATTAAAATGGCAATAGAACTTGGAGTAGGAACTTTTGTGGTAGATAATCTTCATGAAATGGAAATTATCAATGAAAATGCAAAGGAAAAAGGTATTATACAACGGGTTATTCTTAGAGTAACTCCTGGTATAGAAGCTCATACTCATGATTACATAAAAACTGGACAGATTGACTCAAAGTTTGGATTCACTATATTAAATAATGAACTTGAAGAAGTTATAAGGACTGCTTTAAGTTTAGCCAGTATAAAACTTGCAGGACTTCATTGTCATATAGGGTCACAAATTTTCGAAGTAGAACCTTATAGGGAAGCAGTAAATATAATGATAACTGTAGTTAAACATATAAAAGAAAAGTTTAATTATGATATAGAAGAATTAGATTTAGGTGGGGGATTTGGCGTTTATTATGATGAAGGTGATGAGCCTAAGAAAATAGAAGAATTTTGCTCAGTTATACTCGAGGAGACTAAAGTTCGTTGCAAAGAATATGGAATAAAACAGCCCATTCTTGTTATAGAACCGGGTAGATCAATTGTAGCTAATGCAGGTATAACACTATATACTGTAGGCGCAATAAAGGATATTCCAGATGTTAGAAAGTATGTGGCAGTAGATGGTGGAATGACTGATAATATAAGACCAGCTTTGTATAATGCACAGTATCAATGTGTACTTGCAAATAAAATAAGTGGACCATGTATGGAAGTAGTTACTATTGCAGGTAAGTGCTGTGAAAGTGGGGATATACTCCTTGAGGGTGTTAAGTTACCAAAGGTGAATAGTGGGGACCTCATGGCTGTATTATCAACTGGTGCTTATGGTTATTCAATGAGTAGTAATTATAATAAAATACCTAAGGCTCCAGTAGTTTTAGTTAATGAGGGTAATCACAAAATAATATGCAAAAGACAAACATACAAAGACATGATTAGTAACGAAGTGTGTTTATAG
- a CDS encoding aspartate kinase: MSVVVQKYGGSSVGTTEKIKKIAQSIIKRKDKDTDLVIVVSAMGDTTDDLLSLSKGIGEEPDKRELDALLSTGEIISSALLAMAIKGLGYDAISYTAYQIGIKTSGQYGKALIEDIHGNKIKKSLKEGKIVIVAGFQGINGEGDITTLGRGGSDTTAVALAVKLDGRCEIYTDVSGIYSVDPRAYSEAKKLDEIEYEEMLELASLGAQIMHSRSIELAQKYGIPIYVGLSDSDIKGTVIKEVKNVNMESKPVTGIATNDDDVAVTLKNIPKDVNILSTIFEAIGSKRVNIDMISQSSPVDGMVSVSFTIPKESLKDSLKIIEKLTGDNKVIVDEDITKFSMVGLGMKTTSGVAARMFKVFSANDIEIKMITTSEIRITCAIKTSDKLKAIKIVANEFNL; the protein is encoded by the coding sequence ATGTCAGTAGTTGTCCAAAAGTATGGGGGTTCATCTGTAGGTACTACAGAAAAAATTAAAAAGATCGCACAAAGTATAATAAAAAGAAAAGATAAGGATACGGATTTAGTAATAGTAGTATCAGCTATGGGAGATACTACAGATGATTTATTATCCTTATCAAAAGGGATAGGAGAAGAGCCAGATAAAAGGGAATTAGATGCATTACTCTCAACGGGAGAAATAATTTCAAGTGCATTACTTGCTATGGCAATTAAGGGACTTGGATATGATGCAATAAGTTATACCGCATACCAAATTGGAATTAAGACTAGTGGACAATATGGTAAGGCATTAATTGAGGATATACATGGTAACAAAATTAAAAAAAGTTTAAAAGAAGGTAAAATTGTAATAGTTGCTGGCTTTCAAGGAATAAATGGAGAAGGTGATATTACTACACTTGGTAGAGGTGGTTCTGATACTACTGCGGTTGCATTAGCTGTAAAGCTTGATGGAAGATGTGAAATATATACGGATGTTTCTGGTATATATAGTGTAGATCCCAGAGCTTATAGCGAGGCTAAAAAATTAGATGAAATAGAATATGAAGAGATGCTTGAACTTGCAAGTTTAGGAGCTCAGATAATGCATTCAAGGTCAATCGAGCTTGCTCAAAAATATGGTATACCTATATACGTAGGATTAAGTGATAGTGATATTAAAGGAACTGTAATTAAGGAGGTAAAAAACGTGAATATGGAAAGTAAACCAGTAACTGGTATTGCAACAAATGATGATGATGTTGCGGTAACTCTTAAGAATATACCTAAAGATGTAAATATATTGTCCACGATATTTGAAGCTATAGGAAGTAAAAGGGTTAATATAGATATGATAAGTCAATCATCACCTGTAGATGGAATGGTGAGTGTGTCATTCACAATTCCTAAAGAAAGCTTAAAGGATAGTTTGAAAATTATAGAAAAATTAACAGGTGATAATAAAGTTATAGTTGATGAGGATATAACTAAATTTTCTATGGTGGGTCTGGGTATGAAGACAACCTCTGGAGTAGCTGCTAGAATGTTTAAGGTTTTTAGTGCAAATGATATCGAGATTAAAATGATTACTACATCAGAAATAAGAATTACTTGTGCAATTAAAACTAGTGATAAACTAAAGGCTATAAAGATTGTTGCAAATGAATTTAATTTATAA
- the asnB gene encoding asparagine synthase (glutamine-hydrolyzing) encodes MCGIAGWINLYANIEKDNRILFKMTDTLKQRGPDAGGFHFSKHALLGHRRLVVVDPEGGSQPMTRKIGNNTYTIVYNGELYNTEDVRKILKENGFSFTSYSDTEVLLVAFIFWGAECVKHINGIYAFGVWNETHQTLFLARDPLGVKPLFYTLKDNSLIFGSEIKTLLAHPLVDPILDKQGLTELFGFGPARPLGSGIFQNIKELPPSHNLIYNKEGIKTKEYWKLTAKTHDENLSTTTDHIRSLLVDSIERQLVADVPVCTFLSGGLDSSIISAVASTYFKKNNMPNLNTYSIDYVDNRKFFKPTEFQPNTDADWIYKMVDYIGSDHHDILIDTPELSSYLKDAVMATDLPGMADVDSSLYLFCKEVRKNSTVALSGECADELFGGYPWFRREEDINATTFPWSKFVNDRKSILSGDLQSLPLEEYVQDKYDESLRQVPGVPGESQREHRMRELFYLNIKWFMITLLTRKDRMSMASGLEVRVPFADQRLVEYAYNIPMDMKYYKGREKGILREALTGLLPDDVLWRKKSPYPKTHNPGYTMAVQKLMNNILKDKSSPILQLIDQKHVQEIVDSGGNAYKNPWYGQLMTGPQLIAYLIQVNTWLKEYNVILK; translated from the coding sequence ATGTGCGGTATTGCAGGATGGATTAATTTGTACGCTAATATTGAAAAAGATAATAGAATTCTTTTTAAAATGACCGATACATTAAAACAAAGAGGACCTGATGCCGGTGGTTTTCATTTTTCAAAGCATGCGCTTTTAGGTCATAGGCGTCTTGTGGTTGTTGATCCAGAAGGCGGCTCACAACCTATGACAAGAAAAATAGGCAATAATACCTATACTATCGTTTATAATGGTGAGCTATATAATACAGAAGACGTACGGAAGATATTAAAAGAAAATGGTTTTAGTTTTACCTCATATTCTGATACTGAAGTGCTTCTAGTAGCTTTTATTTTCTGGGGAGCCGAATGTGTTAAACATATAAACGGCATTTATGCCTTTGGAGTTTGGAATGAAACACATCAAACATTATTTTTAGCGAGAGATCCACTAGGGGTTAAGCCACTATTTTATACACTCAAGGATAATTCATTAATTTTCGGTTCAGAGATAAAGACACTTTTAGCTCATCCGTTGGTAGACCCAATCCTTGATAAACAAGGTCTTACTGAGCTATTCGGCTTTGGACCTGCAAGACCTCTTGGTAGTGGCATCTTTCAAAATATAAAAGAATTACCACCATCGCATAACTTAATTTATAATAAGGAGGGTATTAAAACAAAAGAATATTGGAAACTTACTGCTAAAACACATGATGAGAATTTATCTACAACTACAGATCACATACGTTCATTGCTTGTAGATTCAATAGAAAGGCAACTAGTTGCGGATGTTCCAGTGTGCACATTTTTATCTGGCGGTCTTGACTCAAGTATAATTTCGGCAGTAGCCTCTACCTATTTCAAGAAAAATAATATGCCTAACTTGAACACCTATTCTATAGATTATGTTGATAATAGAAAGTTTTTTAAACCTACAGAATTTCAACCAAATACGGATGCAGACTGGATTTATAAAATGGTAGACTATATTGGATCTGATCATCACGATATATTAATTGATACACCCGAGCTTTCCTCATATCTTAAAGATGCTGTTATGGCTACCGATTTACCAGGTATGGCTGACGTAGACTCATCATTATATCTCTTTTGCAAAGAGGTAAGAAAAAATTCTACAGTTGCTCTTTCTGGCGAATGCGCTGATGAACTCTTTGGTGGTTATCCATGGTTTAGACGCGAGGAAGATATTAATGCGACTACATTCCCATGGTCAAAATTCGTAAATGATAGAAAAAGTATACTCTCTGGTGATCTTCAGAGTCTTCCACTAGAAGAGTATGTTCAAGATAAATATGATGAAAGTTTAAGACAGGTTCCAGGTGTTCCTGGTGAAAGTCAAAGAGAGCATAGAATGAGAGAATTATTCTATTTAAATATAAAATGGTTTATGATAACCTTGCTTACAAGGAAAGATAGAATGAGTATGGCGAGTGGCCTTGAAGTAAGAGTTCCTTTTGCAGACCAAAGACTTGTAGAATATGCCTATAATATTCCTATGGATATGAAATATTATAAAGGACGTGAAAAAGGAATTCTACGTGAAGCTCTCACGGGCCTTCTTCCAGATGATGTACTTTGGAGGAAAAAGAGTCCTTATCCAAAAACTCATAATCCAGGTTATACAATGGCTGTTCAAAAGCTTATGAATAATATACTAAAGGATAAATCATCACCAATACTACAACTAATAGACCAAAAGCATGTTCAAGAAATAGTTGATTCAGGTGGTAATGCATATAAAAATCCTTGGTATGGTCAACTTATGACAGGGCCTCAACTTATAGCATATTTAATTCAAGTAAATACTTGGCTTAAAGAGTATAACGTTATATTAAAGTGA
- a CDS encoding DUF3231 family protein: MDIISLIKKVHKREDVVDIQEAFNIYSLLRARYVSTQTVQLFKNFVHDVDWEAILSGFQKNFENQINNLEKLGEKFRIIMPNRPPVDVKFATRLNDITDDYIYKKIYHDLVAQLMSLSHAVRSTSTNDNLRNIIIEDLKVHFQDFDTLYKFGKLKGWEETYPTYKTAVIQDKEQLSTSEAFHIWDHIVMRYEQIELIGIFSGFAHDTEFKVILEHGLYIYNKQVNKLEKLALKLNILLPNRSSLPVATPIDPEMITDKFMYRIILSWQLASLDAHLRAIIETIRNESLRKLWTDILDDELSYYDKYLKYGKMKGWTRVVPIYGEPVT, encoded by the coding sequence TTGGATATAATTTCGTTAATTAAGAAAGTTCATAAGAGAGAAGATGTTGTAGATATCCAGGAGGCATTTAATATATATAGTCTTTTAAGAGCAAGATATGTCAGCACTCAAACAGTTCAATTATTTAAGAACTTTGTTCATGACGTAGATTGGGAAGCAATCCTAAGTGGATTTCAGAAAAATTTTGAAAATCAAATAAATAATTTAGAAAAATTAGGTGAAAAGTTTCGTATAATAATGCCAAACAGACCTCCGGTGGACGTGAAATTTGCAACTCGACTTAATGATATAACAGATGATTATATATATAAAAAGATATACCATGATCTTGTAGCTCAGCTGATGTCTCTAAGCCATGCGGTTCGATCAACTAGTACGAATGATAATTTAAGAAATATTATCATAGAAGATTTAAAGGTACATTTTCAGGATTTTGATACCCTTTATAAGTTTGGTAAATTGAAGGGCTGGGAGGAAACATATCCTACTTATAAAACTGCTGTTATTCAGGATAAAGAACAGCTTTCAACTTCAGAAGCCTTTCATATTTGGGATCATATTGTTATGAGATATGAACAAATTGAACTCATTGGTATATTCTCAGGTTTTGCTCATGATACTGAGTTTAAAGTGATACTTGAACATGGGTTATATATTTACAACAAGCAGGTTAACAAGCTTGAAAAGTTAGCATTAAAGCTTAATATACTGTTGCCTAATAGATCATCACTACCGGTAGCAACTCCAATAGACCCTGAAATGATTACAGATAAGTTTATGTACCGAATCATTCTAAGCTGGCAATTAGCTTCATTAGATGCTCATCTCAGAGCAATTATTGAGACTATTAGGAATGAATCCTTGCGTAAGTTATGGACTGATATCCTTGATGATGAGCTCAGTTATTATGACAAATATCTTAAGTATGGGAAAATGAAAGGCTGGACAAGAGTAGTCCCAATTTATGGGGAGCCAGTTACATAA
- a CDS encoding CheR family methyltransferase gives MKKNKNSDTKVGTKNYGSDDIKIDTTKTDFSIVGIGASAGGLEALSDFLLNVPKNSGLAYVIVQHMENDSKDILVELLQGDTSMEVVQAYENIFVEPDKVYIIPPNKDMTIKHNVIHISDYRQPSALHLPIDFFFCSLANDKRERSVGVILSGMGSDGTAGIRKIKEKGGGVFIQEPSSAKYDGMPRSAIKTEVADVISTVEIMPSKIISYIEQKTNMVAEGQDQIEKLNGYFDNIIAMLRSYTGHDFSSYKRNTIQRRIERCMGIHQFDDIATYVGFLKKNPQELEVLFKEFLIGVTNFFREQVEWELLKDKVIPALLAQRSPTDTVRVWISGCSTGEEAYSLAIVFKEVINKLKPFKDFSIQIFATDLDSEAIDKAREGVFSENITKDISSERLSKYFSKVDRGYQVVKEIRDMVIFAQQNMIKDPPFTKVDIMICRNLLIYLTPEIQKKLIPLFHYSLNSGGFLFLGSAESVGNFTDLFNPLDLKSRIYQRLRPLIQKEPIEFPNSFAPYQPEANQPSEEVQNMQSLADKLVLQYYSPAAVLVNGKGDILNITGRTGKYLEPAAGKVNWNIFVMAREGLNYKLNDAFYKAVRGKEVVTSKGAIVLNEGGELRVDITVNPLKEPETLRGMVMIVFTDVATPTVCEKTSVTGQTPISNKRNGELERELLQARQMWQATSVEMQISQEEFKSSNEELQSCNEELQSTNEELTTTKEEVQSSNEELKTINFELQDKLDGLSLVTNDMKNLMDSTKIATLFLDNDLLVKRFTNQMTVVSRLIPSDVGRPVTDIVSDLIYTELTDDVRQVQSTLISVEKQILSRDGNWFNASILPYRTLNGKSDGVVITFVNITKLKTIEAELSKSKLALQKRIEDQDGELLIANNRLMDQEERGHREVAASIDHEQ, from the coding sequence ATGAAAAAGAATAAGAACAGTGATACAAAAGTAGGGACTAAAAATTATGGTAGTGATGATATTAAAATAGATACAACAAAAACAGACTTTTCAATTGTTGGCATAGGTGCCTCTGCAGGGGGATTGGAAGCTCTGTCAGATTTTCTTCTTAATGTGCCTAAAAATAGCGGCTTGGCTTATGTTATAGTTCAGCACATGGAGAATGATAGTAAGGATATTTTGGTAGAGTTACTTCAGGGCGATACAAGTATGGAAGTGGTACAGGCCTATGAAAACATATTTGTGGAGCCGGACAAAGTCTACATAATTCCACCAAATAAGGATATGACTATTAAACATAACGTGATACATATTTCTGATTATAGGCAGCCCAGCGCTCTGCATCTGCCTATAGATTTCTTTTTTTGCTCACTTGCGAATGATAAGCGGGAGAGGAGTGTTGGTGTAATACTATCGGGTATGGGCAGTGACGGTACGGCGGGAATTAGAAAAATTAAGGAGAAAGGCGGAGGTGTATTTATTCAAGAACCTTCCTCTGCTAAGTATGATGGCATGCCTCGTAGCGCTATTAAGACAGAAGTAGCAGATGTTATATCGACTGTAGAGATAATGCCTTCAAAAATTATTTCTTATATAGAACAAAAGACAAATATGGTTGCGGAAGGTCAGGACCAGATAGAAAAACTAAATGGTTACTTCGACAATATTATAGCTATGTTACGATCATACACAGGGCATGATTTTTCTTCATATAAAAGAAACACTATACAACGTAGGATTGAACGATGCATGGGTATTCACCAATTTGATGATATAGCTACATATGTGGGCTTTTTAAAGAAGAATCCTCAAGAATTGGAAGTGTTATTTAAAGAATTCTTAATTGGGGTTACCAATTTCTTTCGTGAACAGGTGGAGTGGGAATTGCTAAAAGACAAAGTTATACCTGCACTCTTAGCACAGAGGTCGCCAACTGATACGGTTCGAGTTTGGATCTCTGGCTGTTCTACTGGCGAAGAGGCTTACTCTTTAGCAATTGTCTTTAAAGAGGTGATAAATAAATTAAAGCCTTTCAAAGACTTTTCTATTCAGATTTTTGCTACTGATCTAGACTCCGAAGCCATTGATAAAGCACGGGAAGGGGTTTTCTCTGAAAATATCACAAAAGATATTTCCAGCGAACGTTTAAGTAAGTATTTTAGCAAGGTGGACCGTGGCTATCAGGTTGTTAAGGAAATTCGGGATATGGTCATATTTGCTCAGCAAAACATGATTAAGGATCCTCCATTTACAAAGGTTGATATAATGATTTGCAGGAACTTACTTATCTACTTGACACCAGAGATTCAGAAAAAGTTAATTCCTCTTTTTCATTACAGTCTTAATAGTGGTGGATTTTTATTTTTAGGAAGTGCGGAATCAGTAGGGAACTTTACTGATCTTTTTAACCCACTTGATCTCAAATCGCGAATTTATCAGAGGCTTAGGCCTTTAATTCAGAAGGAGCCTATAGAATTTCCTAACTCCTTTGCACCGTATCAACCAGAAGCGAACCAGCCGTCGGAAGAGGTTCAAAACATGCAGTCTCTAGCTGATAAGCTGGTATTGCAATATTATTCACCGGCTGCAGTTCTTGTTAATGGTAAAGGTGATATTCTCAACATTACTGGGAGAACGGGTAAGTACCTGGAACCTGCCGCCGGTAAGGTTAATTGGAATATTTTTGTCATGGCCCGTGAAGGGTTAAACTATAAACTGAATGACGCTTTCTACAAGGCTGTTCGTGGAAAAGAAGTGGTTACTTCCAAGGGTGCTATTGTGCTAAATGAAGGTGGAGAGCTGAGGGTAGATATTACAGTAAATCCGCTTAAAGAGCCAGAGACGCTGCGAGGGATGGTAATGATTGTTTTTACCGACGTAGCAACTCCTACTGTATGCGAAAAAACAAGCGTAACTGGACAAACACCTATCAGTAATAAGCGGAATGGGGAACTAGAGCGAGAGCTACTACAAGCTCGACAAATGTGGCAAGCTACTAGTGTAGAAATGCAGATATCTCAAGAAGAATTCAAATCAAGCAACGAGGAACTACAGTCATGCAATGAAGAACTTCAGTCGACGAACGAGGAACTTACCACAACCAAGGAAGAAGTACAGTCCTCAAATGAAGAGCTCAAGACAATCAATTTTGAATTACAGGATAAGTTAGACGGCCTGTCACTTGTCACAAATGATATGAAAAATCTAATGGATAGCACTAAGATTGCCACCTTGTTTTTGGATAATGATTTGCTTGTTAAACGCTTTACCAATCAAATGACTGTAGTCTCAAGGCTTATACCAAGCGACGTAGGAAGACCAGTTACTGACATCGTGTCAGATCTTATTTATACTGAACTAACAGATGATGTTAGGCAGGTGCAAAGCACGCTGATTTCAGTTGAAAAACAGATATTGTCTCGCGATGGTAATTGGTTCAATGCGTCCATCTTGCCTTATCGCACATTGAATGGTAAAAGTGATGGTGTAGTAATCACTTTTGTAAATATCACTAAATTAAAAACGATAGAGGCGGAGCTCAGTAAATCAAAATTGGCTTTACAAAAGCGTATTGAGGATCAAGATGGCGAGCTGTTAATTGCAAATAATAGGTTGATGGATCAAGAAGAACGAGGTCATAGAGAAGTCGCTGCGTCTATTGATCATGAACAGTAA
- a CDS encoding ATP-binding protein, giving the protein MKNRNPSISLDCRDHNVDKNVINKYEIEKILTEKIMRLEDELQHTKECLQSSNEEHLVYNEELLSANEEFKAVNDELLKINTQYQHKNQELSDLNSDVTNYLNSTDIGTIFLDDKLCIRKFTPSITKEINLKVQDIGRPMHDISNNLINDDLNIGAIEVLSSHMLYEKEIESKNGSWYLLKCAPYCTFDNLIKGVVLSLVDITNKKLLDETILSETLKTEFFSNLSHELRTPLNIILCTLQLLDKYTTGSEVNEKERKFKQYIGIMKQNCYRQLRLVNNMIDITKLDAGFFNLHLQNCNIVNVVESVTMSVAEYIKTKSIKLIFDTDIEECIMSCDPEKIERVILNLLSNSIKFTRSGGSMKVNMYDKGKNIIISIKDTGIGIPPDKLNIIFDRFRQVDRSLTRKQEGSGIGLSIVKSLVELHGGTISVRSEYGKGTEFIIVLPIIVLPKDNDIFEVFEFESESQERIERIDIEFSDIYSLN; this is encoded by the coding sequence ATGAAAAATAGAAATCCAAGTATAAGTCTAGATTGTAGGGATCACAATGTAGATAAAAATGTTATAAACAAATATGAAATAGAAAAAATATTAACTGAAAAGATTATGAGACTTGAAGATGAATTGCAGCATACTAAGGAATGTCTTCAATCATCGAATGAGGAGCATCTTGTTTATAACGAAGAACTACTGAGTGCAAACGAAGAATTTAAAGCAGTAAATGATGAATTGTTAAAAATCAATACCCAGTATCAACATAAAAATCAAGAATTGTCTGATCTAAATAGTGATGTGACAAACTATTTAAATAGTACAGATATTGGAACTATTTTTCTAGATGACAAACTTTGTATAAGAAAGTTTACACCTAGTATTACTAAAGAGATAAACCTTAAGGTACAAGATATTGGGCGTCCAATGCATGATATATCAAATAATCTCATCAATGATGATTTAAATATAGGTGCAATTGAAGTATTGAGTAGTCATATGTTATATGAGAAGGAAATTGAAAGTAAAAATGGTAGTTGGTATTTATTGAAATGCGCACCATACTGTACATTTGACAATTTAATTAAAGGGGTTGTTTTATCTCTTGTGGATATAACAAACAAAAAACTATTAGATGAAACAATTTTATCGGAAACTTTAAAGACGGAGTTTTTCAGTAATCTTTCTCATGAACTGAGAACGCCCTTAAATATAATTTTATGTACTTTGCAGCTTTTGGATAAATATACAACTGGTAGTGAAGTTAATGAGAAAGAGAGAAAATTTAAACAATATATTGGCATAATGAAGCAGAATTGTTATAGGCAATTAAGACTCGTTAATAATATGATTGATATTACAAAACTTGATGCAGGTTTTTTTAATCTACATTTACAGAATTGTAATATTGTAAATGTTGTGGAGAGTGTTACTATGTCAGTAGCCGAGTATATTAAAACTAAATCTATTAAATTAATTTTTGATACTGATATAGAGGAGTGTATAATGTCTTGCGATCCAGAAAAGATTGAAAGGGTGATACTAAATCTACTTTCCAATTCGATAAAGTTCACAAGATCAGGTGGGAGTATGAAAGTGAATATGTATGATAAAGGGAAAAACATTATAATATCCATAAAAGATACAGGAATAGGAATTCCGCCTGATAAGTTAAATATAATTTTTGATAGGTTTAGACAGGTAGATAGGTCACTTACACGAAAACAGGAAGGTAGTGGTATAGGACTTTCCATAGTGAAATCACTTGTCGAGTTACATGGGGGTACAATTTCAGTAAGGAGCGAATACGGCAAAGGAACAGAGTTTATTATTGTACTTCCAATAATAGTGCTTCCTAAAGATAATGATATATTTGAGGTGTTTGAGTTTGAATCTGAATCGCAAGAAAGGATTGAGAGAATAGATATTGAGTTTTCCGATATTTACTCTTTAAATTAG